Proteins co-encoded in one Hymenobacter swuensis DY53 genomic window:
- a CDS encoding M4 family metallopeptidase → MRFSTQLQSSYRAPLQKWGIRLTTGALFLTTSSAFAQFQVNNQERAFYAKSKLGTIAREIRADGWIQFKDSFKEDPQRVATTYKEALGLGNNDELRLVESLKDEVEVTRYRYTQFHGKIPVEGSDFSIYATNGKAVSANGRLVPTLEGASINPSISEEEAFRLALAAVPAQQYDWQVKVHLRPGEVAATATKRPKGKLLYALTTADGNSAEARHQLAYRFDVMRIQPQGYDAVYIDAQTGKVLRITSLLHKGSCQNNMVDTWYNGNLYVGTWWDSGRNRYQLKDFCRGGYIYTKYSDNYGYQPTEFADGYFIEASGYEWAPLNTNWNWDFKAKSAASAHWSVQAAHWFFQNRFGRNGMPNYNRDTRVAVNNLQDNAYYYDYNGADYIVIGRFASLDNRSMAETDIVAHEFTHGVVRSSAGLAPGGESNALNESFADIFGEMVERSNSPTPDWAMGGRVGITRSFAREAGPSYGTEPAQVYQGLGWDWNGEPHRNGGVQNRWFYLLSVGGAGSFSVPVAGIGQDKAARIAYRNLTRYLGPNSTYSDARNGSIQSAIDLFGACSDEVTSTTNAWAAVGVGAPAPQSCATEITGTPQFCVENGQVVNATYSVQASSGATKDWYNSNSAFDFSGLGRADYVTLNQIPGYEDFTTLSVYIQYPNNPGANTWRYFDISSQVCRVQCKVCPEEYRPSAGVLSGNRDITVYPNPADATATVELRTLAETTTTVRLSDMLGRSVHVQTVPAGARIVTLDVAKLPVGSYVLSVTTASGTTTSRLHIRR, encoded by the coding sequence ATGCGCTTTTCTACACAACTACAGAGTAGTTACCGAGCTCCACTACAGAAATGGGGTATCCGGCTAACCACCGGAGCACTCTTTCTGACTACAAGTTCGGCATTTGCTCAATTTCAAGTAAACAACCAGGAGCGAGCATTCTATGCTAAAAGTAAACTAGGCACCATAGCACGGGAAATTCGTGCTGACGGCTGGATACAATTTAAGGACTCCTTCAAAGAAGATCCGCAGCGCGTAGCAACTACCTATAAGGAGGCACTAGGCTTAGGCAATAATGATGAGTTGCGCCTGGTGGAGTCCCTCAAAGATGAAGTGGAAGTAACGCGTTACCGTTACACGCAATTTCACGGCAAAATCCCTGTAGAAGGATCTGATTTCAGCATTTATGCTACAAATGGCAAGGCTGTTTCGGCCAACGGCCGGCTAGTGCCCACTCTGGAGGGAGCCTCGATAAACCCGAGTATTTCTGAGGAGGAAGCGTTTCGACTGGCCCTGGCAGCAGTTCCAGCACAACAATATGACTGGCAGGTAAAAGTACATTTGCGGCCAGGTGAAGTTGCTGCTACCGCTACGAAAAGGCCAAAAGGCAAGCTGTTGTATGCCCTAACTACCGCCGATGGCAACTCTGCCGAAGCACGCCACCAACTGGCCTATCGGTTTGATGTTATGCGCATTCAGCCCCAAGGGTACGATGCCGTTTATATTGATGCCCAGACGGGAAAGGTACTCCGTATTACTTCTCTGCTTCACAAAGGCAGCTGCCAGAATAACATGGTGGATACTTGGTATAACGGCAACCTGTACGTAGGCACTTGGTGGGATAGTGGCCGTAACCGTTATCAACTAAAGGACTTCTGCCGGGGTGGCTATATCTACACAAAATACAGCGACAACTACGGCTATCAGCCTACAGAATTTGCCGACGGCTATTTTATTGAGGCTAGTGGCTACGAATGGGCCCCGCTAAATACGAATTGGAACTGGGATTTTAAAGCAAAATCCGCAGCTTCCGCTCATTGGTCTGTACAGGCCGCTCACTGGTTTTTTCAGAACCGGTTCGGGCGTAATGGCATGCCTAATTACAACCGCGATACGCGGGTAGCAGTTAATAATTTACAGGACAATGCCTATTACTACGACTACAATGGGGCAGACTACATTGTAATTGGCCGTTTTGCCAGCCTGGATAACCGGAGCATGGCAGAAACTGATATTGTCGCACACGAGTTTACCCATGGGGTTGTACGCAGCTCCGCTGGATTAGCTCCAGGCGGCGAGTCAAACGCGCTGAATGAGTCCTTCGCAGATATTTTCGGTGAGATGGTAGAGCGGAGCAACTCCCCCACACCCGATTGGGCCATGGGAGGCCGCGTAGGTATAACCCGTTCTTTTGCCCGGGAAGCCGGTCCTTCTTACGGAACTGAACCCGCGCAGGTGTACCAAGGCCTTGGCTGGGACTGGAATGGTGAGCCACATCGGAATGGAGGTGTGCAGAACCGCTGGTTTTACCTGCTCTCTGTTGGAGGAGCCGGCAGCTTCAGTGTTCCGGTTGCCGGCATTGGCCAGGACAAAGCGGCTCGTATTGCTTATCGTAACCTCACCCGCTATCTGGGGCCAAACTCCACTTATTCGGATGCTCGTAACGGCTCCATCCAATCTGCAATTGACTTGTTCGGCGCTTGCTCTGATGAAGTAACTTCAACAACCAACGCTTGGGCCGCCGTAGGAGTAGGCGCACCTGCACCTCAATCGTGTGCTACGGAAATTACTGGAACGCCTCAGTTCTGCGTAGAAAACGGACAGGTCGTGAATGCTACGTATAGCGTACAGGCTTCGTCCGGCGCTACCAAAGACTGGTATAATAGCAACAGCGCCTTCGATTTTTCTGGTCTTGGCCGTGCTGACTACGTAACACTGAATCAGATACCAGGCTACGAGGATTTCACTACCCTGAGTGTGTATATCCAGTATCCAAACAATCCGGGAGCTAATACCTGGCGTTATTTTGACATATCCAGTCAAGTTTGCCGGGTACAATGCAAGGTTTGTCCGGAAGAATACCGCCCATCAGCTGGCGTTTTGTCTGGTAACCGGGATATTACTGTGTACCCCAACCCCGCAGATGCTACTGCTACAGTAGAGTTGCGCACGTTGGCTGAAACTACTACCACCGTACGCCTTAGTGACATGCTTGGCCGGTCTGTGCATGTACAAACGGTACCAGCAGGTGCCCGTATCGTAACCCTGGACGTGGCGAAGTTGCCTGTTGGCTCTTACGTCTTATCAGTAACAACTGCATCGGGCACAACTACCAGCCGCTTGCATATTCGGCGCTAA
- a CDS encoding DUF3109 family protein produces MIQIQHTIISDDIRDNFFVCNLEACKGACCVEGDLGAPLENEELQILQNEYEAIKPFLTEAGREAIEQQGLYIKDWEGDYSTTTINDRECAYALYDERGILKCGIEQAYLAGATSFKKPISCHLYPIRVTKYDGFEALNYDRWTICSPACSFGASLGVRIYQFLKEPLIRKYGEEWYGELVTEIEQGREAE; encoded by the coding sequence ATGATTCAGATTCAGCACACCATCATTTCCGACGACATTCGGGACAATTTCTTCGTTTGTAACCTCGAAGCCTGCAAAGGCGCCTGCTGCGTGGAAGGCGACCTGGGCGCCCCGCTGGAAAACGAGGAACTGCAGATTCTGCAGAACGAGTACGAGGCCATCAAGCCCTTCCTCACTGAAGCTGGCCGTGAGGCCATCGAGCAGCAGGGCCTCTACATCAAGGACTGGGAAGGCGACTACAGCACCACCACTATCAACGACCGGGAGTGCGCCTACGCCCTCTACGACGAGCGGGGTATCCTGAAGTGCGGCATCGAGCAGGCCTACCTGGCCGGGGCCACCTCGTTCAAGAAGCCCATCAGCTGCCACCTGTACCCCATCCGCGTCACCAAGTATGACGGCTTTGAGGCCCTGAACTACGACCGGTGGACCATCTGCTCGCCCGCCTGCTCCTTCGGGGCCAGCCTGGGCGTGCGCATCTATCAGTTCCTGAAAGAACCTCTCATCCGCAAATATGGCGAGGAGTGGTACGGCGAGCTGGTCACGGAAATCGAGCAGGGCAGAGAAGCCGAGTAA
- a CDS encoding glycosyltransferase family 4 protein, whose product MNPANPPAAVFPLSILCLSDSWGGLELNTARFAGWMQQRGWPMQVVARAGSPLAARAAELGLSVVPFGNRWKALDVPAARRLAGVWAQFGTRAVIITRNADLGVAVLAKRLFSPGMPLVYQQHMQLGLAKRGLVHTLRYNALAAWLSPLPGLARQVLEKTRLAPEKLHVVPLGVELDKFTDAQLTTAAARRRLQLALPAGAVLLGLIGRFDDGKGQDFVVEALARLRPRFPQLHLLLVGEPTRNEGTAYYDALLQRIEVLGLAEAVHLRGFTPQPEVAYRALDISVTASVNETYGMVTIEALAAGRPVLGVAAGGTRELLADNRTGLLFELRNLDSFAACIERLLMEPGLAERLGAAGQAEALATYAHTRQCELTEQVLRAVG is encoded by the coding sequence ATGAACCCTGCCAATCCGCCCGCCGCCGTGTTTCCGCTGTCTATTCTGTGCCTTTCGGATAGCTGGGGCGGGCTGGAGCTAAATACGGCCCGGTTTGCCGGCTGGATGCAGCAGCGGGGCTGGCCGATGCAGGTCGTCGCCCGCGCCGGCTCCCCGCTGGCCGCCCGCGCCGCCGAACTGGGCCTGTCCGTAGTGCCGTTCGGGAACCGCTGGAAAGCCCTGGACGTACCCGCCGCCCGCCGGCTGGCCGGGGTGTGGGCGCAGTTCGGCACCCGGGCCGTCATCATCACCCGCAACGCCGACCTGGGCGTGGCCGTGCTGGCTAAACGGCTGTTCAGCCCCGGTATGCCGCTGGTGTACCAGCAGCACATGCAGCTGGGGCTGGCCAAGCGCGGGCTGGTGCACACGCTGCGCTACAACGCTCTGGCCGCCTGGCTTTCGCCCTTGCCCGGTCTGGCCCGGCAGGTGCTGGAGAAAACCCGGCTGGCTCCCGAAAAACTGCACGTGGTGCCGCTGGGCGTGGAGCTGGACAAGTTCACGGATGCCCAGCTGACCACCGCCGCGGCCCGCCGCCGGCTGCAGCTGGCGCTGCCCGCCGGGGCTGTGCTGCTGGGCCTCATCGGGCGGTTTGATGATGGCAAGGGTCAGGATTTTGTGGTGGAGGCGCTGGCCCGGCTGCGGCCCCGGTTCCCGCAGCTGCACCTGCTGCTGGTGGGCGAACCCACCCGCAACGAAGGCACTGCCTACTACGACGCGCTGCTCCAGCGTATTGAGGTGCTGGGCCTTGCAGAAGCGGTGCACCTGCGCGGCTTCACGCCCCAGCCCGAAGTGGCCTACCGCGCCCTGGACATCTCAGTGACGGCTTCCGTCAACGAAACTTACGGCATGGTGACCATCGAGGCCTTGGCGGCGGGCCGGCCGGTGTTGGGCGTGGCAGCGGGCGGCACCCGGGAGCTGCTGGCCGACAACCGCACCGGCCTGTTGTTTGAGCTGCGCAACCTCGATTCATTTGCGGCTTGCATTGAGCGGCTGCTGATGGAGCCCGGCTTGGCCGAGCGGCTGGGAGCAGCCGGGCAGGCTGAGGCGTTAGCCACGTACGCCCACACCCGGCAGTGCGAACTGACGGAACAAGTGCTGCGGGCCGTGGGGTAA
- a CDS encoding ATP-dependent helicase, giving the protein MGLDYHSLLNPSQAAAVLHTEGPCMIIAGAGSGKTRVLTYRIAHLLEKQVNPFNILALTFTNKAAKEMRARIEKVVGPEAKNLWMGTFHSIFARILRSEADKIGYPRSFTIYDTQDSKTLIGQILKELEIDDKLYKPNMVLGRISSAKNKLISVQQYLNDPVIRQDDEASLRPKLGVIYQQYANRCFKAGAMDFDDLLYQTNVLFKDHPDVLNKYQNMFRYVMVDEYQDTNYSQYLIARKLAAKERNICVVGDDAQSIYAFRGADIQNILNFEKDYPELQVFKLEQNYRSTKNIVWAANSVIKNNQAQLRKDVFSDNEEGPLIEVLKAASDNEEGKLVAQSIYEDKMNQHLSYDDFAILYRTNAQSRAMEESLRKLNIKYKIVGGLSFYQRKEIKDLVAYLRLTVNPNDEQALRRVINYPKRGIGDTTLAKLISSAEETNHTIWEVVSNADKFLPTRTANPIVDFAEKIKAYTAVAAKDDAFEAAKFIAKNSGMIEELYADKSIEGLSRYENIQELLNGVKAFVEDPEREEKSLGAFLQDIALVTDADTKDAQAEGEQVTMMTIHSAKGLEFRNVYIVGMEENLFPSQMMITSRADLEEERRLFYVAITRAEKKLTLSYATSRYQWGNLRSCEKSRFLDEIDPKFVDFKYSAGPGPDRAGPGESPFGHVFERRSNLIPPPPRKTVATKYVAPADFKPSDTSKLQVGQRVEHPKFGFGTVSKLEDQAGSIKAIIQFEEVGEKTLLLSFAKLRLH; this is encoded by the coding sequence ATGGGACTCGATTATCACTCGTTACTGAACCCCTCGCAGGCCGCGGCGGTGCTGCACACCGAAGGCCCCTGCATGATTATAGCCGGCGCGGGCTCGGGCAAAACCCGGGTGCTCACCTACCGCATTGCCCACCTGCTGGAGAAGCAGGTGAACCCGTTCAACATCCTGGCCCTCACCTTCACCAATAAGGCCGCCAAGGAGATGCGCGCCCGCATTGAGAAGGTGGTCGGCCCCGAGGCTAAAAACCTGTGGATGGGTACTTTTCACAGCATTTTCGCCCGGATTCTGCGCTCTGAAGCCGACAAAATCGGCTACCCCCGCTCCTTCACCATCTACGATACCCAGGACTCCAAAACCCTTATCGGGCAGATTCTGAAGGAGCTGGAAATCGACGATAAGCTCTACAAGCCCAACATGGTGCTGGGCCGGATTTCCTCGGCCAAGAACAAGCTGATTTCGGTGCAGCAGTACCTCAACGACCCCGTAATCCGGCAGGACGATGAGGCCTCGCTGCGGCCCAAGCTGGGCGTGATTTACCAGCAGTACGCCAACCGCTGCTTCAAGGCCGGGGCCATGGACTTCGACGATTTGCTCTACCAGACCAATGTGCTGTTCAAAGACCACCCCGACGTGTTGAACAAGTACCAGAATATGTTCCGGTACGTGATGGTGGACGAGTACCAGGACACCAACTACTCCCAGTACCTTATTGCCCGCAAGCTGGCCGCCAAGGAGCGCAACATCTGCGTGGTGGGCGACGACGCGCAAAGCATCTACGCCTTCCGGGGCGCCGATATTCAGAACATTCTCAACTTCGAGAAGGACTACCCCGAGCTGCAGGTGTTCAAGCTGGAGCAGAACTACCGCTCCACCAAGAACATCGTGTGGGCGGCCAACTCGGTTATCAAGAACAACCAGGCCCAGCTGCGCAAAGACGTGTTTTCCGACAACGAGGAAGGCCCGCTGATTGAGGTACTAAAGGCCGCCTCCGACAACGAGGAAGGCAAGCTGGTGGCCCAGAGCATCTACGAGGACAAGATGAACCAGCACTTGTCGTACGACGACTTTGCCATCCTGTACCGCACCAACGCCCAGAGCCGGGCCATGGAGGAATCGTTGCGCAAGCTCAACATCAAGTACAAGATTGTGGGCGGCCTGAGCTTCTACCAGCGCAAGGAAATCAAGGACCTGGTGGCCTACCTGCGCCTCACCGTTAACCCGAATGATGAGCAGGCCCTGCGCCGCGTGATTAACTACCCCAAGCGCGGCATTGGCGACACTACCCTGGCCAAGCTAATTTCTTCGGCCGAGGAAACCAACCATACCATCTGGGAAGTGGTCAGCAACGCCGATAAGTTTCTGCCCACCCGCACGGCCAATCCCATCGTCGACTTCGCCGAGAAAATCAAGGCCTACACCGCCGTGGCGGCCAAGGATGATGCGTTTGAGGCAGCCAAGTTCATTGCCAAGAACTCGGGCATGATTGAGGAACTCTACGCCGACAAGAGCATTGAGGGCCTGAGCCGCTACGAGAACATTCAGGAACTTCTGAACGGCGTGAAGGCCTTCGTGGAAGACCCCGAGCGGGAGGAAAAAAGCCTCGGCGCCTTCCTGCAGGACATTGCTCTGGTCACGGATGCCGACACCAAGGACGCCCAGGCCGAGGGCGAGCAGGTGACCATGATGACGATTCACTCGGCCAAGGGCCTAGAGTTCCGCAACGTGTACATCGTGGGCATGGAGGAAAACCTGTTCCCGAGCCAGATGATGATTACCTCCCGGGCCGACTTGGAGGAGGAGCGCCGGCTGTTTTACGTGGCCATCACCCGGGCCGAGAAGAAGCTGACCCTGAGCTATGCCACTTCCCGCTACCAGTGGGGCAATCTGCGCAGCTGCGAGAAAAGCCGCTTCCTCGACGAAATCGACCCGAAGTTTGTGGACTTCAAGTACTCGGCCGGCCCCGGACCCGACCGCGCCGGACCGGGCGAGTCGCCGTTTGGACATGTGTTTGAACGCCGCTCGAACCTGATTCCGCCGCCGCCGCGCAAAACCGTGGCCACCAAGTACGTAGCCCCCGCCGACTTCAAGCCCTCCGATACCAGCAAGCTGCAGGTGGGCCAGCGCGTGGAGCATCCCAAGTTCGGGTTCGGCACCGTGAGCAAGCTCGAAGATCAGGCTGGCTCTATCAAGGCCATTATCCAGTTTGAGGAAGTGGGCGAGAAAACCTTGCTGCTAAGCTTCGCCAAGCTGCGGCTACACTAG
- a CDS encoding DUF4290 domain-containing protein → MTLPSLHKHELLQREYGQSTFQLVQQLAAIEDRDERTRRAQQIVQLIFRLQPSLRDQPDSQQKVWNHVYEMADGELDVDAPFALISPASRTAPQRVVYPSKGPKLRAYGRSVELLIEQALRLEDATEREQATIVIGRTMKFLYRSHNKENAKDITILKHLKELSGGQLTLDPAQVDAQNLFEFATQPATGGGRPAPFIVPQPRQERTDRSDRSERRGGNNNNRRDKQRRGGGKKGRQEPQQPPQ, encoded by the coding sequence ATGACCTTACCTTCCCTCCATAAACACGAGCTGCTGCAGCGCGAATACGGCCAAAGCACGTTTCAGTTAGTGCAACAGCTGGCCGCCATTGAGGACCGCGACGAGCGGACCCGCCGCGCCCAGCAGATTGTGCAGCTTATTTTCCGCCTCCAGCCCAGCCTGCGCGACCAGCCCGACTCACAGCAGAAAGTCTGGAATCACGTCTACGAAATGGCCGACGGCGAGCTGGACGTGGACGCTCCCTTCGCCCTGATTTCGCCCGCCAGTCGGACCGCGCCGCAACGCGTGGTATACCCCAGCAAAGGCCCCAAGCTGCGCGCCTACGGCCGTTCCGTGGAGCTGCTCATTGAGCAGGCGCTGCGCTTGGAAGATGCCACTGAGCGCGAGCAGGCAACCATCGTTATTGGGCGCACCATGAAGTTCCTGTATCGTTCCCACAACAAGGAAAACGCCAAGGACATCACTATTCTCAAGCACCTGAAGGAGCTTTCCGGCGGCCAGCTCACCCTCGATCCGGCCCAGGTAGATGCCCAGAACCTGTTTGAGTTTGCAACCCAGCCCGCTACTGGTGGCGGTCGGCCTGCGCCGTTTATCGTGCCTCAGCCCCGCCAGGAGCGCACTGACCGTTCGGACCGCTCCGAGCGGCGCGGCGGCAACAACAATAACCGCCGCGACAAGCAGCGGCGCGGCGGCGGTAAAAAAGGCCGTCAGGAACCACAGCAACCCCCACAGTAA
- the murA gene encoding UDP-N-acetylglucosamine 1-carboxyvinyltransferase, with protein sequence MASFEVIGGKPLKGEIVPQGAKNEALQILCAVLLTEEPVTISNIPDIRDVNKLIELLRDMGVKVGKLASDTYRFQADAVNLDYLDTPEFVAQAGALRGSVMILGPMLTRFGRCQLPKPGGDKIGRRPMDTHFLGLEKLGGKLTLEGLDFYRIKAENGLTGAYMMLDEASVTGTANILMAAALAKGTTTIYNAACEPYLQQLCKMLVRMGAKINGIGSNLLTIEGVERLGGTEHRMLPDMIEIGSFIGLAAMTGSEITIKDCQIPELGIIPDTFRKLGIQLEFRGDDIHIPAQDHYEIATYLDGSILTVSDHTWPGFTPDLLSIVLVVATQAKGTVLIHQKMFESRLFFVDKLIDMGAQVILCDPHRATVIGLDQQKRLHGITMTSPDIRAGVALLIAALSAEGRSVIENVEQIDRGYQYIDKRLTALGAQIRRL encoded by the coding sequence ATGGCCTCTTTTGAAGTTATTGGCGGTAAGCCGCTGAAAGGTGAAATCGTGCCGCAGGGTGCTAAAAACGAAGCCCTGCAGATTTTGTGTGCCGTGCTACTCACCGAAGAGCCGGTTACCATTTCTAACATTCCCGACATCCGCGACGTCAACAAGCTCATTGAGCTGCTGCGCGATATGGGCGTGAAGGTGGGCAAGCTCGCCTCCGACACCTACCGCTTCCAGGCCGACGCCGTCAACCTCGACTACCTCGACACACCTGAGTTTGTGGCCCAGGCCGGGGCGCTGCGCGGTTCCGTGATGATTCTGGGCCCCATGCTGACCCGCTTCGGCCGGTGCCAACTGCCCAAGCCCGGCGGCGACAAAATCGGCCGCCGCCCGATGGATACCCACTTTCTGGGGCTAGAGAAGCTCGGCGGCAAGCTCACATTGGAAGGCCTCGATTTCTACCGCATCAAGGCCGAAAACGGTTTGACCGGCGCCTACATGATGCTGGACGAGGCCTCGGTAACAGGCACGGCCAACATCCTGATGGCTGCCGCCTTGGCCAAAGGCACCACCACCATCTACAACGCCGCCTGCGAGCCGTATCTGCAGCAACTGTGTAAGATGCTGGTGCGTATGGGCGCAAAAATCAACGGCATCGGCTCCAACCTGCTCACCATTGAGGGTGTGGAGCGCCTCGGCGGCACCGAGCACCGCATGCTGCCCGATATGATTGAAATCGGCTCCTTCATTGGGCTGGCGGCTATGACGGGTTCGGAAATCACCATCAAGGACTGCCAGATTCCGGAGCTGGGTATCATCCCCGACACGTTCCGCAAGCTGGGCATCCAGCTGGAGTTTCGCGGCGACGACATCCACATTCCGGCCCAAGACCATTACGAAATTGCTACCTACCTCGACGGCTCCATCCTGACCGTTTCGGACCACACTTGGCCTGGCTTCACGCCCGACCTGCTCAGCATTGTGCTGGTGGTAGCCACCCAGGCCAAAGGCACGGTGCTCATTCACCAGAAAATGTTCGAGTCGCGCCTGTTCTTCGTGGATAAGCTCATCGACATGGGTGCACAGGTGATTCTTTGCGACCCGCACCGCGCCACCGTTATCGGCCTCGACCAACAGAAGCGTCTGCATGGCATCACCATGACCTCACCCGATATCCGGGCCGGCGTGGCTCTGCTCATTGCCGCCCTTTCCGCCGAAGGCCGCAGCGTGATTGAAAACGTGGAGCAGATTGACCGGGGCTACCAGTACATCGATAAGCGCCTAACCGCCCTCGGCGCGCAGATTCGCCGGTTGTAA
- a CDS encoding DUF4349 domain-containing protein — MRITHFFPLLALTGLLACSQSEPAGQDRVESAAEELTVSNYEAAPPPPPEAPGPDDASAATNNSESVQPAASRKLVYHAKVRMKVVDVPGTNARMDSLTRATGAYVEEVSETRADDEWRHYMKIRVVPGRFQGLLRGLGRLGTVESQEMTTEDVTAQHADVSARLRSKRALEQRYLALLGRASKVSDLLEIEEGMGKIREDIEATESRLRTLNHEVGFSTITLTYYQPLTRPTPDQPVLSFGSRLVESFYSGWQWFIDLLLGLIAAWPLGLLLVTAAVLLRRWRRRRARTR, encoded by the coding sequence ATGCGAATTACTCACTTTTTTCCGCTGCTTGCCCTCACCGGTCTGCTGGCCTGCAGTCAATCTGAACCCGCCGGCCAGGACAGGGTAGAATCCGCCGCAGAAGAACTGACCGTCTCCAACTACGAGGCTGCTCCGCCCCCACCGCCGGAGGCCCCGGGCCCCGACGATGCCTCAGCAGCAACAAATAACTCAGAGTCGGTCCAGCCGGCGGCCAGCCGCAAGCTGGTGTACCATGCCAAGGTGCGGATGAAGGTAGTCGACGTGCCCGGCACCAACGCGCGCATGGACAGCCTCACGCGGGCCACGGGGGCGTACGTGGAGGAAGTTTCCGAAACCCGAGCCGATGATGAATGGCGGCACTACATGAAAATCAGAGTGGTCCCCGGCCGGTTTCAGGGGCTGCTACGGGGCCTGGGCCGCCTGGGTACAGTGGAAAGTCAGGAGATGACCACCGAGGATGTAACAGCTCAGCATGCCGACGTATCGGCGCGGCTGCGCTCCAAGCGCGCCCTGGAGCAGCGTTACCTGGCACTATTGGGCAGGGCCAGTAAGGTATCCGACCTCCTTGAAATCGAGGAGGGCATGGGCAAAATCCGGGAAGATATTGAGGCTACCGAAAGCCGCCTGCGTACCCTTAACCATGAGGTAGGCTTCTCCACCATCACGCTTACGTACTACCAGCCCCTTACCCGTCCCACCCCCGACCAGCCGGTGCTGTCATTTGGGAGTCGGCTGGTGGAGTCGTTTTACAGCGGTTGGCAGTGGTTCATCGACCTATTGCTGGGCCTGATAGCGGCTTGGCCGCTGGGGCTACTACTGGTCACCGCCGCCGTGCTGCTACGCCGGTGGCGCCGCCGTCGGGCCCGGACGCGGTAG
- a CDS encoding GAF domain-containing protein, translating into MPDSLLPAVQTALHKDVAPAAAFNAVLQLVGEYLRADRCFLYVRDPAAGRGRIAFCWRHTAAIPDPRHDWQDDTTDLPRQDPLFRAALAARPSVYVEDVETAPPTVLNRAFEHETFGHRALIHAHITENGQLWGILQPCLFGVPRVWMPAEHAAVESVLPLLLPVVQQYMHTVSTQAGAV; encoded by the coding sequence ATGCCTGATTCCCTGTTGCCTGCCGTGCAAACAGCCCTGCACAAAGATGTTGCACCGGCCGCAGCTTTCAACGCTGTGCTGCAGCTGGTGGGTGAGTATCTGCGCGCCGACCGGTGCTTTTTGTACGTGCGCGACCCGGCTGCCGGGCGGGGCCGTATTGCCTTCTGCTGGCGCCACACCGCCGCCATCCCCGACCCGCGCCACGACTGGCAGGATGATACCACCGACCTGCCCCGGCAGGATCCGCTGTTTCGGGCGGCACTGGCGGCGCGGCCCTCGGTGTACGTGGAGGACGTAGAAACTGCCCCGCCCACGGTGCTCAACCGCGCCTTTGAGCACGAAACCTTCGGCCACCGCGCCCTGATTCACGCGCACATCACCGAAAACGGCCAGCTTTGGGGGATTCTGCAGCCTTGCCTGTTCGGTGTGCCCCGGGTCTGGATGCCTGCCGAGCACGCCGCCGTAGAAAGCGTGCTGCCGCTGCTGCTGCCCGTTGTTCAGCAGTACATGCACACGGTGTCCACCCAGGCCGGGGCTGTTTAG
- a CDS encoding phage holin family protein, which produces MGFLLKFLLSAIITYVLAKFLPGSQIGGFGDAIILVIVLAILNAVVKPILKIVGFPITVLTLGLFLFVINALIVMLASYLLSGFEIDGFFSALIFSIVLSLVTSVVDMIVD; this is translated from the coding sequence ATGGGCTTTCTCCTGAAGTTTCTGCTGTCGGCCATCATTACGTACGTGCTGGCCAAATTCCTGCCCGGCTCCCAGATTGGCGGCTTCGGCGACGCCATTATTCTGGTCATCGTGCTGGCTATTCTGAATGCGGTAGTGAAGCCGATTCTCAAAATCGTGGGCTTCCCGATTACCGTTCTCACGCTGGGCCTGTTTTTGTTCGTAATTAACGCCTTGATTGTAATGCTGGCCAGCTACCTGCTGTCGGGCTTTGAAATTGACGGCTTCTTCTCAGCCCTGATATTCAGTATTGTCTTGTCGTTGGTGACTTCGGTAGTTGATATGATTGTCGACTAA